The Mycoplasmopsis equigenitalium genome contains a region encoding:
- a CDS encoding MAGa7180 family putative nuclease, whose protein sequence is MKRYYYKNKDYIIDYDKRVVVINRDLHEKLLNKQCVYPGTAIKYGYKKIGGSTIGNILKATAFSSDFNAFCGYAYLAPKPLVMKYINAGIAVEPKVIKLLDEFLNKNRKENEKVIVSGTNAKDYNYDYFSGHDTLINGVPDGFITLPNKSQVLLEIKTAGEKKFAEWKRNVPKNYIKQAQLYAYILGIKKFWIVTSFLKESDYAEPEEIPVHNRILKNFMFVVNESEAKDDMEYAKEWYKKYIHNGVSPEFNRTKDAELLEYLECENEEQWQALINKWKKEGECDQDYEG, encoded by the coding sequence ATGAAAAGATATTATTATAAAAACAAAGATTACATAATTGATTATGACAAGCGGGTTGTAGTAATTAACAGAGATTTGCACGAAAAATTATTAAATAAACAATGTGTTTATCCAGGAACGGCAATAAAATATGGTTACAAAAAGATCGGAGGATCAACAATAGGTAACATTTTGAAAGCAACAGCGTTTAGTTCGGATTTTAATGCCTTTTGTGGCTATGCATATTTAGCACCAAAACCACTAGTGATGAAATACATAAATGCCGGGATAGCTGTCGAGCCAAAAGTGATTAAATTGCTTGATGAATTTCTTAATAAAAATAGAAAAGAAAACGAAAAAGTAATTGTTTCGGGTACAAACGCCAAAGATTACAATTATGATTATTTTAGTGGTCACGACACGTTAATTAATGGGGTACCTGATGGATTTATTACTTTGCCCAATAAGTCGCAAGTTTTGTTAGAAATTAAAACTGCTGGCGAGAAAAAATTTGCAGAATGAAAGCGAAACGTTCCGAAAAATTACATTAAACAAGCGCAACTTTATGCGTATATTTTAGGGATTAAAAAGTTTTGAATTGTTACATCTTTCCTTAAAGAAAGCGATTATGCCGAACCAGAGGAAATTCCTGTGCATAACCGGATACTTAAAAATTTTATGTTTGTAGTAAATGAATCCGAAGCAAAGGACGATATGGAATATGCAAAAGAATGATACAAAAAATATATTCATAATGGTGTTTCTCCAGAATTTAACCGAACAAAAGATGCAGAACTTTTAGAATATTTAGAGTGTGAAAACGAGGAACAATGACAAGCATTAATTAATAAATGAAAAAAAGAAGGGGAGTGTGATCAAGATTATGAAGGATAA
- the ychF gene encoding redox-regulated ATPase YchF, which produces MGLKAGIVGLPNVGKSCLFNALTKKMVESSNYAFTTIDPNISTVTLEDKRLDKLAEIVKPDKIVYATFDFVDIAGLVKGASKGEGLGNKFLSNIKEVNAIVHVVRCFENKDILHVNNKIDPVYDVQTINEELILADISALESMIAKINKKAKSGDKEAQEEYNLFLKIKSLLESGNLIYDDKELMANEDLFKKYQFLTAKPMIYVANIDAKSLDNIEANPFVASLKKYLGSKPLLPICILTENEISQVNDDEKVEFMEMYNLQDTSLNKLTRITFDILGLKTYFTAGKMEVRAWVYKDGMLAPECAGIIHSDFQNKFIKAGVISYEDYVKFEGELGAKNAGKLRLEGKNYIMNDGDICHFRFGK; this is translated from the coding sequence ATGGGTCTTAAAGCAGGAATTGTAGGCTTGCCTAATGTGGGAAAAAGCTGTTTGTTTAATGCGCTTACGAAAAAAATGGTCGAATCGAGTAATTATGCATTTACTACAATCGACCCTAATATCAGCACAGTTACACTTGAAGATAAACGCCTTGATAAATTGGCTGAGATTGTTAAACCAGACAAAATTGTTTATGCAACCTTTGATTTTGTTGATATTGCCGGTCTCGTTAAAGGCGCTAGCAAAGGTGAAGGTTTAGGAAATAAATTTCTAAGCAACATTAAAGAGGTTAATGCTATAGTACATGTTGTAAGATGTTTTGAAAACAAAGATATTTTGCATGTTAATAATAAAATTGACCCGGTTTATGATGTTCAAACTATTAATGAAGAATTAATTCTTGCTGACATAAGCGCACTTGAAAGTATGATTGCTAAGATTAATAAAAAAGCGAAAAGCGGCGACAAAGAGGCGCAAGAAGAATACAATTTGTTCTTAAAAATTAAAAGTTTATTAGAATCGGGAAATTTAATTTACGATGATAAAGAACTTATGGCAAATGAAGACTTGTTTAAAAAATATCAATTTTTAACTGCAAAACCAATGATTTATGTTGCCAACATAGATGCAAAATCGCTTGATAATATAGAGGCGAACCCTTTTGTTGCAAGCCTAAAAAAATATTTAGGAAGTAAACCACTATTACCAATCTGCATCCTTACCGAAAACGAAATTTCTCAGGTTAATGATGATGAAAAAGTTGAATTTATGGAAATGTATAATTTACAAGACACAAGTCTTAATAAATTAACTAGAATAACTTTTGATATCCTCGGCTTAAAAACTTATTTTACTGCCGGTAAAATGGAAGTGAGAGCATGGGTATATAAAGATGGAATGTTGGCTCCAGAATGTGCAGGAATCATTCACTCTGATTTTCAAAATAAATTTATAAAAGCAGGGGTTATTTCATATGAAGATTATGTAAAATTTGAAGGTGAATTGGGAGCAAAAAACGCCGGAAAATTAAGACTCGAAGGTAAAAATTACATAATGAATGACGGCGATATCTGCCACTTTAGATTTGGAAAATAA
- the tsaE gene encoding tRNA (adenosine(37)-N6)-threonylcarbamoyltransferase complex ATPase subunit type 1 TsaE — protein sequence MHKFTLKLPLNENQKFVDFLQKSIKNVDYLFLIGELGTGKTTLVKLIGKLLGETKTVNSPSFNYIKIYDKFVHIDAYNLKNGIDDFEDFFDDKLIIVEWANLIDYKKYNKQLTIEIKYTKNEDEREYLFY from the coding sequence ATGCATAAATTTACATTAAAATTACCTTTAAATGAAAATCAAAAATTCGTTGATTTTCTACAAAAATCAATAAAAAATGTTGATTATTTGTTTTTAATAGGTGAATTAGGAACTGGAAAAACAACGCTTGTAAAACTAATTGGAAAATTGCTTGGCGAAACAAAAACAGTTAATTCGCCTTCGTTCAATTACATTAAAATTTATGATAAGTTCGTGCACATTGATGCTTACAATTTGAAAAATGGTATTGACGATTTTGAGGATTTCTTTGACGATAAATTAATTATCGTTGAATGAGCTAATTTGATCGACTATAAAAAATATAATAAACAATTAACAATTGAAATAAAATACACAAAAAACGAAGACGAACGAGAATACTTATTCTATTAA
- the tsaD gene encoding tRNA (adenosine(37)-N6)-threonylcarbamoyltransferase complex transferase subunit TsaD has protein sequence MRILGIETSHDDTSVALWEDNKIVKMITLSQIDIFKEFGGTIPELASREHTKNIQIIFNLLNKNKMLDSLDYIAYTNEPGLIGSLQVGRLFAEGLNIALDVPLVPINHMLGHFYSVNIDERKIKYPALALVVSGGHSEIILAKKPLDYIIVGETQDDAIGEAFDKVSTKCNLGFPGGPIINKIYNKNKCQKLIKFTKPKTLNDLDFSFSGIKTQVVNYYNKNAKNDIDVENIVTSFMDTAINYVIEKMELAINKFNPKSIILCGGVSSNTLLREKFLKLHKNALIPAPEYCQDNGAMIAQCCYEKLLISK, from the coding sequence ATGCGAATCCTAGGTATAGAAACGAGTCATGACGACACATCGGTTGCTTTATGAGAAGACAATAAAATTGTTAAAATGATTACTTTATCACAAATTGATATTTTCAAAGAATTCGGAGGTACAATTCCAGAATTAGCATCTCGCGAACACACAAAGAACATTCAAATAATTTTTAACCTTTTAAATAAAAATAAAATGTTAGACTCTCTTGATTACATAGCCTACACAAATGAACCAGGCCTTATTGGTTCATTACAAGTTGGCAGACTTTTTGCAGAAGGTCTAAACATTGCTCTTGATGTTCCGCTTGTTCCAATTAATCATATGTTAGGACATTTTTATTCAGTAAATATTGATGAAAGAAAAATTAAATACCCCGCTCTAGCATTGGTTGTTTCTGGTGGTCATAGTGAAATTATTTTAGCTAAAAAACCATTAGATTATATTATTGTTGGCGAAACACAAGATGATGCAATCGGGGAAGCGTTTGATAAAGTATCCACTAAATGCAATCTAGGTTTTCCGGGTGGTCCAATTATAAATAAAATCTACAACAAAAATAAATGTCAAAAACTAATTAAATTCACAAAACCTAAAACTTTAAATGATTTAGATTTTTCATTCAGCGGTATCAAAACACAAGTAGTAAATTACTATAATAAAAATGCTAAAAATGACATTGATGTCGAAAACATTGTTACCTCATTTATGGACACTGCAATTAATTATGTGATTGAAAAAATGGAATTGGCAATAAATAAATTTAACCCAAAATCAATTATTCTTTGTGGTGGTGTAAGTTCTAATACATTATTACGTGAAAAGTTTTTAAAGCTACACAAAAACGCTTTAATTCCCGCACCAGAATACTGTCAAGATAACGGCGCAATGATTGCCCAATGTTGCTATGAAAAACTGCTTATAAGTAAGTAG
- a CDS encoding nucleoside 2-deoxyribosyltransferase encodes MKRIYFANALFSQAEVMFNKTLIEKIRELKKYTVYAPQENMSINDKTKSADSVDIYRADKNELDRSDILVAVLDGLVIDPGVAAEIGIFAQSKKPILGLITDSRKTGHMQGNDPKLEIIKTKVAESQFMYFNLFVIGAIKENGDVFDNVDDLISKLKNM; translated from the coding sequence ATGAAAAGAATATATTTTGCAAATGCTTTATTTTCTCAAGCAGAAGTTATGTTTAATAAAACATTAATTGAAAAAATTCGAGAACTAAAAAAATACACAGTGTATGCACCACAAGAAAATATGAGTATTAATGATAAAACTAAATCAGCCGATTCTGTTGATATTTATCGCGCTGATAAAAATGAATTAGACCGCTCAGACATTCTTGTTGCTGTGCTTGATGGATTGGTAATTGATCCTGGCGTTGCTGCGGAAATCGGAATTTTTGCACAGTCAAAAAAACCAATTTTAGGCTTAATTACCGATTCTAGAAAAACCGGACATATGCAAGGAAATGATCCAAAATTAGAAATTATAAAAACTAAAGTTGCCGAGTCCCAATTCATGTATTTTAATTTATTTGTTATTGGCGCAATCAAAGAAAATGGTGATGTATTCGATAATGTGGATGATTTGATTTCTAAACTAAAAAACATGTAA